From Bacillus pumilus, one genomic window encodes:
- the ssb gene encoding single-stranded DNA-binding protein has translation MINRTVLIGRLTKDPELRYTPNGAAVATFTLAVNRTFTNQSGEREADFINCVTWKKQAENVANYLKKGSLAGVDGRLQTRNYENQQGQRVFVTEVVAESVQFLEPKEKRENAGYGGNQYPNSQQRNNNYNNNQPDQNSNFRNDPFANDGKPVDISDDDLPF, from the coding sequence ATGATTAATAGAACAGTTTTAATTGGTAGACTTACAAAAGATCCCGAGCTTCGTTATACACCAAATGGTGCAGCTGTAGCGACTTTTACTTTAGCTGTGAATCGTACATTTACAAATCAATCTGGAGAGCGTGAAGCAGATTTTATTAATTGTGTTACTTGGAAAAAACAAGCCGAGAACGTAGCTAACTACTTGAAAAAAGGAAGCCTTGCCGGTGTGGACGGTCGTTTGCAGACAAGAAACTATGAAAATCAACAAGGTCAACGTGTATTTGTGACCGAGGTTGTGGCTGAAAGTGTTCAATTTCTAGAGCCTAAAGAAAAGAGAGAAAATGCAGGATATGGTGGTAATCAATATCCAAATAGCCAGCAACGTAATAATAACTATAACAACAACCAACCTGATCAGAACAGTAACTTTAGAAATGATCCTTTTGCAAACGATGGAAAGCCAGTTGATATTTCTGATGACGATCTTCCTTTTTAA
- a CDS encoding recombinase family protein, with translation MIFGYARVSSSDQNLDRQVQDLKKKNCDKIYVEKISGKNFNRPQFTEMRNKMRFGDLLIVHDLSRFGRNKEEIMNEWKKLIDDEIDIEVLDMPILNTRQYKDLPGVGKLVSDLVLTLLAWAVEDERKRNRKAQREGIEIAKEKGKYKGQERKYHANATGRNKLIFDEVVRGLNAHESVMDIHRKTGLSRNTIYKIKYEINNNVEM, from the coding sequence ATGATTTTTGGCTATGCGCGTGTGAGTAGCTCGGATCAAAATTTAGATCGGCAGGTACAAGATCTTAAAAAAAAGAATTGTGACAAGATTTACGTGGAAAAAATTTCAGGAAAAAATTTCAATCGTCCTCAATTTACAGAAATGAGAAATAAAATGAGATTTGGCGACTTATTAATAGTTCATGATCTTTCTCGTTTTGGAAGGAACAAAGAAGAGATTATGAATGAATGGAAGAAACTAATTGATGATGAAATTGATATTGAAGTTCTTGATATGCCTATTTTAAATACTAGGCAATATAAAGACTTACCTGGTGTCGGCAAACTGGTGTCAGATTTAGTTTTGACGTTATTGGCTTGGGCCGTTGAGGATGAAAGGAAAAGAAATCGAAAAGCTCAGAGGGAAGGAATTGAGATTGCAAAGGAAAAGGGTAAATACAAGGGGCAGGAGAGGAAGTATCATGCAAATGCAACAGGAAGAAATAAGCTAATATTTGACGAAGTGGTTAGAGGATTGAATGCTCATGAATCTGTTATGGATATACATAGAAAAACTGGATTATCAAGAAATACAATATATAAAATTAAATACGAAATCAATAATAACGTAGAGATGTAA
- a CDS encoding thermonuclease family protein encodes MKLLCKLFVLFLVFFISGCNSYYANQTPAREEARLLKVIDGDTIKVLYKGKKTSVRLLLIDTPETKSPKTCVQPYGLEASKRLQELLKDDLVELEFEPEEDEKKDKYGRLLAYVYSDGKLIQKQLLEEGYARLAYIFKSNYLHLEQLKKSESIAKNKQINIWSTPNYVTSRGFSYCEL; translated from the coding sequence ATGAAGCTGTTATGCAAACTTTTCGTTTTATTCCTTGTTTTTTTCATATCGGGATGTAATTCATATTACGCGAATCAAACACCAGCTAGAGAAGAAGCTAGATTATTAAAAGTGATAGATGGAGATACGATTAAAGTTCTTTATAAGGGAAAGAAAACATCTGTCAGATTGCTTCTAATAGATACACCTGAAACTAAAAGTCCAAAAACCTGTGTGCAGCCGTATGGACTTGAAGCATCTAAAAGGCTTCAGGAATTATTAAAAGATGATTTAGTTGAATTAGAGTTTGAGCCTGAAGAGGATGAAAAAAAAGATAAATATGGTCGTTTACTTGCTTATGTCTATAGTGATGGAAAACTAATTCAGAAGCAGTTGTTAGAAGAGGGATATGCTAGACTTGCTTATATTTTCAAAAGTAACTATCTACATTTAGAGCAGTTGAAAAAATCGGAAAGCATAGCCAAAAATAAACAGATAAACATTTGGAGTACACCAAATTATGTGACATCGAGGGGTTTCAGCTATTGTGAACTTTAG
- a CDS encoding DNA cytosine methyltransferase, giving the protein MEYLNLNLFREIVVDNFAGGGGASTGIELATGLSVDIAINHDPDAIAMHKTNHPDTEHYCESVWDVDPKEAVKGRKVGLAWFSPDCKHFSKAKGGKPKDKQVRGLAWIAVKWAIAVRPRVIMLENVEEFQTWCPLDADGYPIKEKKGETFKSFVKSLEALGYKVQFKELRACDYGAPTTRKRFFMVARCDGKPIVWPAPTHGDPNSLTVQVGKLLPWRTAAEVIDWSLEIPSIFTRKRPLAENTMRRIARGVQRFVLNNPTPFIVRIGQTGFAGDRLQYELNKPLTTITTKQEHCLIAPTIMVNTTGHSGSRIDEPIKTITTGGQHALVTSVLSASLKNRSQSVYAFLSKYYGSEIGQSINGPLHTITTKDRFALVTVKGQDYQIVDIGMRMLQPHELFNAQGFPSNYVINRDCYGNVYSKVKQVARCGNSVPPPFAEQLVRANLPEMCVPEHMTKYYGKAN; this is encoded by the coding sequence ATGGAATATTTAAATTTGAATTTATTTCGTGAAATTGTTGTTGATAACTTTGCAGGAGGCGGCGGAGCAAGCACTGGAATCGAGCTTGCGACAGGTTTATCCGTTGATATTGCTATTAATCATGATCCAGATGCAATTGCGATGCACAAAACAAACCATCCTGATACAGAGCATTACTGCGAAAGTGTATGGGATGTAGATCCGAAAGAGGCTGTTAAGGGACGAAAAGTTGGACTTGCATGGTTTTCACCTGATTGTAAGCATTTTTCGAAAGCAAAAGGTGGTAAACCGAAGGATAAACAGGTTCGAGGATTAGCATGGATTGCAGTGAAATGGGCTATTGCAGTACGTCCACGAGTGATCATGTTAGAAAACGTTGAAGAGTTTCAGACGTGGTGTCCGTTAGATGCTGATGGTTATCCAATTAAAGAAAAAAAGGGTGAAACCTTCAAATCTTTTGTGAAATCACTTGAAGCATTGGGATACAAGGTTCAATTCAAAGAATTGAGGGCTTGTGACTATGGTGCGCCTACTACTAGAAAACGTTTTTTTATGGTAGCTCGTTGTGATGGTAAACCGATTGTTTGGCCTGCACCTACACATGGTGATCCAAATAGTCTAACCGTACAAGTTGGTAAGCTGTTACCTTGGAGGACAGCCGCAGAAGTCATTGATTGGAGCCTAGAAATTCCATCAATATTTACAAGGAAAAGACCTCTTGCAGAAAACACAATGAGGAGGATAGCGCGTGGTGTTCAACGATTCGTGCTTAATAACCCAACCCCATTTATCGTGAGAATTGGTCAAACAGGTTTTGCCGGTGATCGGCTGCAATATGAATTGAATAAGCCGTTAACCACTATAACAACTAAGCAAGAACATTGTTTGATAGCACCGACAATTATGGTTAATACCACAGGCCATTCAGGAAGTAGAATTGATGAGCCGATTAAAACCATAACAACAGGTGGACAGCATGCATTAGTAACATCTGTTCTTTCAGCAAGTTTGAAAAACAGAAGCCAATCTGTTTATGCATTTCTAAGCAAATATTATGGTTCCGAAATTGGACAGAGTATAAATGGTCCTTTACATACCATTACAACCAAAGACCGTTTTGCTTTGGTGACTGTTAAGGGTCAGGATTACCAAATTGTAGACATAGGTATGAGGATGTTGCAGCCACATGAGTTGTTCAACGCACAAGGTTTCCCTTCAAACTATGTAATAAATAGAGACTGTTATGGAAATGTTTATTCCAAAGTAAAACAAGTCGCTAGATGTGGGAACTCGGTTCCGCCACCATTTGCGGAACAACTGGTAAGAGCCAATCTTCCAGAAATGTGTGTACCTGAACATATGACCAAATATTATGGGAAGGCAAATTAG
- a CDS encoding beta-sandwich lipoprotein, whose protein sequence is MKKKLLVLLITAMAIMAGCSEADVVSENISKSSDSFEVQRRIVFFNGITDKYLLTVEGLCALGNDDTDLRMTVTCKVGKDEYKKHYLGLSDNVSFFAEQLEPNKEDPFHYKILFRPQTIIPDIELQTSKTKKGE, encoded by the coding sequence ATGAAAAAGAAATTATTAGTATTACTTATTACTGCAATGGCGATTATGGCTGGCTGTAGTGAAGCTGATGTAGTCTCTGAAAACATTTCAAAATCCTCTGACTCATTCGAGGTTCAAAGAAGAATTGTTTTCTTCAACGGCATTACTGACAAATACTTACTAACAGTAGAGGGCCTTTGTGCTTTGGGTAATGACGATACTGATCTAAGAATGACAGTAACGTGCAAAGTCGGAAAAGACGAATACAAAAAGCACTATCTTGGTTTAAGTGATAATGTGAGTTTTTTTGCTGAACAACTTGAACCTAACAAGGAAGATCCCTTCCATTACAAGATTTTATTCAGACCGCAGACCATCATTCCAGATATTGAATTACAGACAAGTAAAACAAAAAAAGGAGAATGA